A portion of the Bacillota bacterium genome contains these proteins:
- the kdpB gene encoding potassium-transporting ATPase subunit KdpB, whose protein sequence is MIGDIASKAKTRKVAGITRAILIQAIVDSFRKLDPRVEIRNPVMFVVEIGALLTTILAIRDAMTVQTAPISFDIQIAAWLWFTVLFANFAEALAEGRGKAQAESLRKTRTDTMAKKITGAGNGVKETVPASSLRKGDIVLVEAGDIIPGDGEVIEGIASVDESAITGESAPVIRESGGDRSAVTGGTRVLSDWIKVRITSNPGETFLDHMISLVEGAKRQKTPNEIALTILLVGLTIIFLLAVVTLEPFAIYSGVYVSIPVLIALLVCLIPTTIGGLLSAIGIAGMDRLVAHNVLAMSGRAVEAAGDVDVLLLDKTGTITLGNRMATEFIPAPGVKASDLADAAQLASLSDETPEGRSIVVLAKRDYGLRGRDLAGAGARFVPFTAKTRMSGVNIGNREIRKGALDAIEAFISSRGGRLPYEVRSAAEKVARSGGTPLIVADGAKALGVIHLKDIVKGGIRERFSALRRMGIKTVMITGDNPITAAAIAAEAGVDDFLAEATPEGKLKLIREYQANGHMVAMTGDGTNDAPALAQADVGVAMNTGTQAAKEAGNMVDLDSNPTKLIEIVEIGKQLLMTRGSLTTFSIANDVAKYFAIIPALFADTYPVLEKLNIMRLATPQSAILSAIIFNALIIIALIPLALRGIGYRALGASAILRRNMLIYGLGGLVAPFVGIKIIDLVIVALGLV, encoded by the coding sequence ATGATTGGGGATATAGCATCAAAAGCTAAGACACGAAAGGTGGCCGGTATTACTCGGGCCATTCTGATCCAGGCCATCGTGGATTCATTTAGGAAACTGGATCCGCGTGTTGAGATCCGCAACCCAGTGATGTTTGTTGTGGAGATAGGGGCTCTGCTCACCACGATCCTGGCTATCCGGGATGCTATGACCGTCCAGACTGCTCCCATATCTTTTGATATACAAATCGCGGCCTGGCTCTGGTTTACCGTGTTGTTCGCCAATTTCGCCGAGGCCCTTGCGGAAGGTCGTGGAAAGGCGCAGGCCGAGTCTCTTCGCAAGACTCGAACGGATACTATGGCCAAGAAGATCACAGGGGCAGGAAATGGCGTCAAAGAGACCGTCCCTGCATCATCGCTGAGAAAAGGGGACATTGTCTTGGTGGAAGCAGGGGACATTATCCCAGGCGATGGCGAAGTTATCGAGGGGATTGCTTCTGTGGACGAAAGTGCGATAACTGGTGAATCCGCGCCAGTCATTCGCGAATCTGGCGGAGACCGCAGCGCAGTCACAGGAGGTACGCGGGTGCTTTCTGACTGGATAAAGGTGAGGATAACGTCTAACCCCGGCGAGACTTTCTTGGATCATATGATTAGCCTTGTCGAAGGCGCAAAACGCCAGAAGACACCCAATGAGATCGCTCTTACCATTCTCCTGGTAGGACTTACAATAATCTTTCTACTTGCGGTTGTGACTCTTGAGCCATTTGCGATTTACTCCGGCGTATATGTTTCAATACCGGTCCTGATCGCGCTTCTTGTATGCCTGATACCAACTACGATAGGAGGGCTCTTAAGCGCCATCGGTATTGCAGGAATGGACCGCCTGGTAGCGCACAATGTGCTGGCCATGTCCGGACGCGCCGTTGAGGCAGCTGGCGATGTGGATGTCCTGCTCCTCGACAAAACAGGTACCATCACCCTGGGTAACCGCATGGCTACAGAATTTATCCCGGCACCTGGCGTGAAGGCAAGCGACCTTGCAGACGCGGCACAACTGGCTTCTCTTTCGGACGAAACCCCTGAGGGGCGCAGCATCGTTGTGCTGGCAAAGAGGGATTACGGTCTTCGCGGGCGAGATCTCGCAGGGGCTGGTGCGAGATTTGTCCCGTTTACGGCAAAGACCCGTATGAGTGGGGTGAATATAGGAAACCGGGAGATTCGTAAAGGCGCCCTTGATGCTATAGAGGCTTTTATAAGTTCCCGCGGCGGCAGGTTGCCTTATGAGGTGCGTTCAGCTGCCGAGAAAGTGGCGCGAAGTGGCGGCACCCCGCTGATAGTGGCTGATGGGGCGAAGGCCCTGGGTGTGATCCACCTAAAAGATATCGTGAAGGGTGGCATCAGGGAGCGCTTTTCCGCCTTGCGGCGCATGGGGATCAAGACCGTCATGATAACAGGCGATAATCCCATCACCGCTGCTGCAATCGCCGCGGAAGCGGGAGTCGATGATTTCTTAGCGGAAGCCACGCCGGAGGGGAAACTCAAGCTTATACGCGAATATCAGGCAAATGGACACATGGTAGCTATGACAGGAGACGGCACGAACGACGCGCCCGCACTGGCTCAGGCAGATGTAGGCGTGGCGATGAATACCGGCACTCAGGCAGCTAAGGAAGCAGGGAATATGGTAGATCTAGATAGCAATCCTACGAAGCTCATTGAGATAGTGGAGATTGGCAAGCAACTTCTGATGACCCGCGGATCGCTTACAACTTTCAGCATAGCGAACGATGTGGCCAAGTACTTTGCCATAATACCTGCCCTTTTTGCGGATACTTACCCAGTCCTGGAGAAGCTAAACATCATGCGCCTGGCTACGCCACAAAGCGCTATCCTTTCCGCTATCATATTCAACGCCCTTATCATAATTGCGCTCATCCCACTC
- the kdpA gene encoding potassium-transporting ATPase subunit KdpA → MSVAWDILQMILFLAVLIGITAPLGSYIERVFAGRRTSLDRIMRPVEKLIYRATGVDEKEEMNWKGYALAVLFFNFAGMLVLYLLQRLQGHLPLNPQRFGPVAPDLAFNTAASFMTNTNWQAYSGEKTMSYLTQMAGLTVQNFVSAATGIAVAIALIRGIVGRTAKSIGNFWVDLTRSVLWVLIPISFVLALVLVSQGAIQNLHPYITMQTVEGGSQTIAMGPVASQEAIKVLGTNGGGFFNANSSHPFENPTPLSNFLEMLAIFAIPAALTYTFGKMAGDTRQGWVVLGAMLLIFVTGLGVVYWAESMGNPAIRALGITGPSAMEGKETRFGIANSALFATVTTAASCGAVNTMHDSLTPLGGLIPLLQMMLGEVVFGGVGSGLYGMLMFALLTVFIVGLMVGRTPEYLGKKIESREMKMAVLAVLIPAATILIGSALAAGTRAGTSSILNPGPHGLSEMLYAFSSGAGNNGSALAGLNANTPFYNIFIGLAMLIGRFGVILPVLAIAGSLAEKRAVPPGPGTFPTTGILFVVLLAGVVMIVGALTFFPALALGPIVEHLLMLSGRLF, encoded by the coding sequence ATGTCTGTGGCCTGGGACATCCTTCAAATGATTCTCTTCCTCGCGGTGCTCATCGGCATTACAGCGCCGCTTGGATCATATATAGAGCGGGTTTTTGCCGGAAGGCGCACATCTTTGGATAGAATCATGCGCCCGGTGGAAAAGCTTATCTATCGCGCCACGGGGGTTGATGAGAAGGAGGAAATGAATTGGAAGGGCTACGCTCTTGCGGTCCTGTTCTTCAATTTCGCAGGGATGCTCGTTCTCTACCTGTTGCAAAGGCTCCAAGGGCATTTGCCCCTTAACCCGCAGCGCTTCGGGCCTGTGGCGCCTGATCTCGCATTTAACACGGCCGCGAGCTTCATGACTAACACCAACTGGCAGGCATACAGCGGCGAAAAGACTATGAGTTATCTTACTCAGATGGCGGGGCTGACAGTGCAAAATTTCGTCTCTGCTGCTACCGGGATCGCCGTGGCCATCGCCCTGATACGTGGCATCGTGGGGCGCACAGCAAAATCTATTGGCAACTTTTGGGTAGACCTTACGCGTTCGGTGCTTTGGGTACTTATTCCTATTTCATTTGTCCTCGCGCTTGTCCTGGTTTCCCAGGGGGCTATTCAGAACCTTCATCCCTATATTACTATGCAGACTGTCGAAGGTGGGAGCCAGACAATTGCGATGGGGCCCGTGGCCTCCCAGGAGGCAATCAAGGTGCTGGGGACGAACGGAGGCGGCTTTTTCAATGCTAATTCAAGCCATCCATTTGAAAATCCGACACCACTTTCTAACTTTTTGGAGATGCTGGCCATCTTTGCTATCCCAGCGGCCTTGACTTACACTTTCGGCAAGATGGCAGGCGATACGCGCCAAGGGTGGGTCGTCCTGGGGGCTATGCTTCTAATTTTTGTCACAGGCCTGGGTGTGGTCTACTGGGCGGAGTCTATGGGTAATCCGGCCATCCGGGCGCTTGGAATAACCGGGCCGTCAGCTATGGAAGGTAAGGAGACACGCTTTGGCATAGCAAATTCAGCACTGTTTGCCACTGTGACGACGGCCGCATCATGTGGCGCCGTCAATACCATGCATGATAGCCTCACCCCATTGGGCGGGCTCATCCCGCTCCTGCAGATGATGCTGGGAGAAGTGGTCTTTGGCGGAGTAGGATCCGGACTCTACGGGATGCTGATGTTTGCGCTCCTAACAGTCTTCATTGTGGGTCTTATGGTCGGCCGCACGCCTGAATATCTCGGCAAAAAGATAGAATCACGCGAGATGAAGATGGCCGTCCTGGCGGTGCTTATCCCGGCAGCGACGATTCTCATAGGGAGCGCGCTGGCGGCCGGGACTCGCGCCGGGACATCTTCCATATTGAATCCCGGGCCTCATGGCCTCAGCGAGATGCTCTACGCATTCTCATCAGGGGCAGGTAATAATGGGAGCGCCCTTGCCGGGCTCAATGCCAATACGCCATTTTATAACATATTCATTGGCCTTGCTATGCTGATAGGGCGCTTTGGGGTGATCCTGCCGGTTCTGGCCATTGCCGGAAGTCTGGCAGAGAAAAGGGCCGTCCCGCCGGGGCCGGGGACCTTTCCCACAACCGGCATCCTCTTCGTGGTGCTGCTGGCCGGAGTGGTGATGATCGTGGGCGCGCTTACATTCTTCCCAGCCCTTGCACTGGGGCCGATAGTGGAGCATCTCCTGATGTTGTCTGGCAGGCTATTCTGA
- the kdpF gene encoding K(+)-transporting ATPase subunit F has product MDLELIIGGLIAFFLLIYLVYALLRAEEL; this is encoded by the coding sequence ATGGACCTTGAGCTCATAATCGGAGGCTTAATTGCATTTTTCCTGCTCATATATCTCGTCTATGCATTATTGCGAGCGGAGGAGTTGTAG
- a CDS encoding sugar phosphate isomerase/epimerase encodes MSKSVIAAQLYTVRDFTKTPRDIADTMKKIRALGYEAVQLSALGPIDPKELKDIVDGEGLTICATHISFERMRDETQAVIDEHHLWGCKYVGVGSMPAEYRNAEGFSRFARDASAVARKLAEAGLEFVYHNHAFELEKFNGRTGLEILYGESDPAVFKAEIDTYWIQYGGGDPSAWIKKVKGRMPVVHFKDMTMRNNKQIMAEVGEGNLNWPAILEACKEAGVLWYIVEQDICERDPFESLGISLRNLKAMGLD; translated from the coding sequence ATGTCAAAATCGGTGATAGCGGCCCAATTGTATACGGTGAGAGATTTCACCAAGACCCCCAGGGATATAGCGGATACGATGAAGAAGATACGTGCATTGGGCTATGAAGCTGTTCAGCTTTCAGCCCTTGGCCCCATTGATCCAAAGGAATTGAAAGATATTGTAGACGGCGAGGGGCTCACTATCTGTGCTACGCATATATCCTTCGAGCGGATGCGCGATGAAACTCAAGCGGTCATTGATGAGCATCATCTCTGGGGCTGCAAGTATGTAGGTGTCGGGAGCATGCCAGCGGAATACCGCAATGCTGAGGGATTCTCGCGATTCGCCCGGGACGCATCAGCTGTGGCAAGGAAACTGGCTGAGGCTGGCCTCGAGTTCGTATACCACAACCATGCATTTGAACTGGAGAAATTCAATGGCCGCACCGGGCTCGAGATTCTCTACGGGGAAAGCGACCCTGCGGTCTTCAAGGCGGAGATTGACACTTATTGGATCCAGTATGGAGGTGGAGATCCTTCCGCCTGGATCAAGAAGGTGAAAGGTCGCATGCCAGTTGTTCATTTCAAGGATATGACCATGCGAAACAACAAGCAGATCATGGCTGAGGTTGGAGAAGGCAATCTCAACTGGCCTGCGATCCTGGAGGCCTGCAAAGAAGCCGGAGTCCTGTGGTATATTGTTGAGCAAGACATATGCGAGCGCGATCCTTTTGAAAGCCTGGGAATCAGCCTGAGGAATCTTAAGGCTATGGGGCTCGATTAG
- a CDS encoding histidinol-phosphatase produces MIDYHIHLERGPLTREWLGKFIEAARQKGIAEVGISEHCTRFIEFAPVMDRLGLARSPFPHVRRAFLGEVKSSMNDYVKLIDDAKAEGLPVKLALEVDYVPGAEEETRKILSQFPFDYIIGSVHFLGEWPIDFRPEDWQGQDPEEIYIRYFEILARAAKSHLFDVMAHPDLVKLFGIRPVGDPSNVEKTISLCIQQLAESDVAVEVSSAGLRRPIGEIYPGERFLRRCAELDIPITLASDAHRPEEVGFRIDEAAQYARECGCSKLAIFRRRQRYFIDLA; encoded by the coding sequence ATGATAGATTATCATATACATCTGGAAAGAGGACCTTTGACACGCGAATGGCTGGGCAAATTCATTGAGGCCGCCCGTCAAAAAGGGATCGCTGAGGTGGGGATAAGCGAACATTGCACTCGATTCATTGAGTTCGCCCCTGTGATGGATCGGCTTGGCCTTGCGAGGAGCCCATTCCCTCATGTTCGCAGAGCGTTCCTGGGTGAGGTTAAAAGCTCAATGAATGATTACGTGAAGCTGATAGATGACGCTAAAGCCGAAGGTCTGCCGGTAAAATTGGCCCTTGAGGTCGATTATGTTCCAGGCGCAGAGGAAGAGACGAGAAAGATTCTATCCCAGTTTCCCTTTGATTATATCATTGGCTCGGTTCACTTTCTTGGGGAATGGCCCATTGATTTTCGTCCCGAAGACTGGCAGGGCCAGGATCCGGAAGAAATATACATTCGATATTTTGAAATCCTTGCTCGAGCGGCGAAGAGCCATCTTTTCGACGTCATGGCACATCCCGACCTGGTGAAACTCTTTGGCATTAGGCCGGTTGGGGATCCTTCCAATGTTGAGAAGACGATTTCGTTATGCATTCAGCAACTAGCGGAATCAGACGTTGCCGTTGAGGTTAGCTCAGCAGGGTTGAGGAGGCCAATTGGAGAAATATATCCAGGTGAGAGATTTTTAAGGAGGTGCGCCGAACTGGATATTCCAATAACCCTGGCATCTGACGCCCATAGGCCTGAGGAAGTAGGGTTTCGGATCGATGAGGCGGCTCAATATGCTAGAGAATGCGGATGCAGCAAATTGGCGATATTCCGGCGAAGACAAAGATATTTCATAGATCTGGCCTGA